DNA from Bos indicus isolate NIAB-ARS_2022 breed Sahiwal x Tharparkar chromosome 15, NIAB-ARS_B.indTharparkar_mat_pri_1.0, whole genome shotgun sequence:
ACTGTGAATTTACACAAGGAAAGAGTTATGAGTGATTCAAATTTAAAAGTCTCTTCAAGATGAAATACTTCATCCATTGTATATGCTTGGCAGGTGTATCTCAATTTGAACTAAAAGAATAGTCTAAATGGAAGGGTGTGGGTAAAATGGCTAGCATAAAGAAGTGTAATAAACATTAGAGAACAAATTATGGTTCCAGAAGTTCTTATTAATATCTCTATCCCCATATGTGCTGTTGAGAGGAGAAAGAACATTTAAGTTCTTCCTGAAACTTATGATTCAAGTTGGTGTGGAATGATTTTCAGAGAGAGAACGGTGCTATGAATGGTAATAGTGAGCCCTGAAAACCAAAGATGTTACAGGATTGATGTGGGTGTGGCCAGTGCTGAGGAGAGAGTGAGAGCCAGGGGAGAGCAGTTGAGGCCCTGCTGTGACATGAAGAGCTCTTTGCTcccatctcttctgtctctctatgtcgcttcagtcgtgtccgactctgtgcgaccccatagacggcagcccactaggttcccccgtccctgggattctccaggcaagaacaatggagtgggttgccattttcttctccactgcatgaaagtgaaaagtgaaagtgaagttgctcagttgtgtccaactcttagcgaccccatggactgcagcccaccaggctcctccgtccatgggatttttcaggcaagagtactggagtggggtgctattgccttctccgtcccatCTCTTAGTAAAGTAATAAAAACATGGAGGCGGTCAGTGATTCTGCATTTAGTTCATCTACCACCAAGTTACAAAGGGCCATTCAAATGCTTTCAGTAGTTTCGTGTATACAATGAGGTGGTAGGAACTTAAAGAAACTTCCAACTGTAAAATTCTTTATTCAGATTAAATATGCATATGAAGtttaaatatagttattttaatttccatGATTAATTCCACAAAactatcatttattgaatattttgtaTGTTCAGACACTATGATAAAGAGACTGGACtgcatgaaatccttattgcacCTATTTTACAAACATGGAATAGCTAGTGCCAAATCACTCAGGAATAATGGACTGAGGACTCAGCCAGGCCAATGTGACTCCACATTCTTTATATCCAACATTCTACTCTCGGTAAAGAAATGGGAAGATGGATGTTGGTGTtccagggaggaagaaagaatgggctttgggaaaaaaaaaaaaaaaaaaagtttctcagaGACCTCATCACTGTTCTTCAAGACCAAGCTATTTCTccattcaataattttaaaagagtattttGTAGCAGGGGTTTTGAATTAAGgcaaatctgaaaataaattctgtttagTAACTAATTTTATAGACCTGGGGCATTCTCAAAATCTCACCCTCAGTATTCTCATTCATGAAattgagagctgctgctgctgctgctaagttgcatcagtcctgtctgactctgtgcgaccccagagatggcagcccaccaggctcctctgtccctgggattttctaggcaagaatactggagtgggttgccatttccttctccaatgtatgaaagtgaaacgtgaaagtgaagtcactctgtcctgctcaactcttcatgaccccatggactgtagcctaccaggctcctccatccatgggattttccaggcaagagtactggagtagggtgccgttgccttctccatgaaattGAGAGACTGACATCTAATTAGTTTATTAAGAGAATATATAGTATATCTTAAAGAATAGTTTGATAAAATATGAAGCTATAACTGTTTCTGTATTCCTAGAATATGTTCTAATATATCACTGTGTATTCTTACCTTGTTACTAAATGGATTTGatcttaaattttgattttttcacttttcatttaaaatgtgttcttcTGTAATCACAAGTAACAAGGATGTTTCAACTGCTCAACATATTAAAGTAGAGAATTATTATTGTGTTAGTGAAtgctgaaaatgcatttaataggATTCATTAAGTaagcttattaaaaatttttaaaaatacaacataaaTGAACTATTAAGTGTTATAAAGTGTATTCAAAGATCTAGCAGTCAACCATCTAGCAGTGCCAGTAAGTGAAACACTAAggccatttaaataaaatgagaaacaacATTTTTTGTTCACTCTTAAACTTTCATAACAGATTGGACATTCCAATGAATTTaatacaataagaaaataaaataatttatatgaatattaGGGGAACATTACCTATCATCTATTTTTACTTATGAATGctattaataaatacaaataaaatacaaaaattttaaaatggtcctAAAATTTTGTGATAATTTGGTAAAGTACATACTAATGcaagattaaaaaatgtttttctaaatctAGCAATATATATGTGGAGATAGAAATGGCCAATTATCTCAGTTGATTAGAGTTTGGTGCTATTAACACcgaggtcctgggttcaatccctgtgcaGGCCACAGAAAGTTTTCCTCCTTACTACCCAAGGTGATGACATattaagggcttcctaggtggtgctagtggtaaagaacctgcttgccagtggaggagactcgagagacatgggtttgattcctgggtggggaagatcccctggagaaggaaatgacagcccactccagtattcctgcctggggaaacccatggagagaggagcctggcaggctacagtccttgagcgtgactgagcacacacacacacacacagaaatggtgtaatgttttatttataatagcaacacaatcatacatttaaaaaactacataGAAATAGACTTAAATAAAGtgaataattttattgaaaagtGTAGAAATGTtcttaataaatgaaatacataaattGTTGGATGTGGAAACATCGTGAATGctgatttgtttatatttaatctACTAAAAATGTAGTTCTTGTTAGAATTTGAtagtttttcattgcttttgaaaGAGGATCACTTTACACCACATATTAACCAAATCACACTATGAGGCTGGTCTAATAGATCAGTGATATGTGAACATAtatgacacatatatatatattgtccagttgctcaggtttgtccgactctgtgaccccatggattgtagcacaccaggcctccctgtccatcaccgattcctagagtttgctcaaactcatgtccattgagttgatgatgccatccaaccgtctcatcctctgtcatccccttctcagcatcagagtctttttcaaagagtcagctctttgcatcaggtggccaaagtactggagcttcagcatcagtccttccaatgaatattcagggttgatttcctttagaattgactggtttgacctcctttgctgtccgagggactctcaagagtcttctctagcaccacggtttgaaagcatccattttttagtgctcagccttctttatggtccaactctcacatccatatatgatactggaaaaacaatagctttgactatatagacccttgtcagcaaagtggtgtctctgctttttaatatgctgtttaggtttgccatagcttttctcccaaagagcaagcgtcttataatttcatagctgcagtgaccatctgcagtgattttggagcccaaggaaagaaagtctctcactgtttccatggtttccccatctatttgcccagaagtgaagggaccagatgccaagatcttcattttttgaatgttgagttttaagccagctttttcatatatatatatatatatatatatcatactcCATAAGATTTCTAAAGCAAAGTCCATATCCATACACACacctaaaatatgacatatatgctgcttagtcagtcatgtctgagtcttttcgaccccatggactatagtctgctaagctcctcttttcatgggattctctaggcaagaatcctggagtgggttgccattccctttaccagggaatattcccagtccagggatcgaaccaggtctcttgcgctacaggtagattctttaccatctggcccaccagggaatcaAAAAATATGACATACAtagttttttatttcagtgagaaaaagagaatgtATGTAATAGATGATGCTACTATGAGTACATAATTACCTTGTTAACATAAAATTGGACTTAGAAAGAAAAGTCATTATAACAGTTCTTTTAAAACAGGTTTAAGAGAATATGTGCAGGACAAGTTAAAGACACTTGTTTTAAAAGCaacacatgaaaaacaaaaaatataaagatatataaaagtGGATTTGATCATGTAAAACTGTATTTACTTGAGATTTGGTTGCTTAAATAATGAAAAAGGCAATTACTATATTGGCAAAGGTATAAAAAGGATTTTACATGAAGGATTTCttgcacattttgtttttaaaaccataaaCAATCCAGTAGAAAAATGGATGAAGGCTTTTTGAAGAGACTTTCatagaggaagaaacaaaatagCCTACAGATATGTGAAAGACACTGTTTCTATTAGGAAAATCTGATGTAAAGTAAAATTCATCACTAATAAAATTGATGAAAATTTGAGAATAATGGTAACAGGGAATTCTGATGGACATGCAGAAAACATACACTCCTAACAATCTGAATGGTTGTGACAAGACTTAGATTCTGACTGTTTCTGGGCCATGGATGTGATGTTAATAGGGGCTCACAAAAGACCACTCCCCTTCTCTAGGGCTCATAAACTTTCATCAATATGCACATGAACACTTCAAGGGACAGAAATATACATCCATGTACATGGACTTTTGTGTACCTGAATGACATTTTATGCATGATGAATTGAGTTCTCAGTCATGGAAACCTTTGTGTCAGGTAACCAACAATTATGGAGGAAACATCCTTCTCACTAAGCACAACCCACCTTCCTGGGCTGCAATCTCTTGTGGATTCTCTCTCTAATCTCCTTCATCTTGACACTATAGAGAATAGGGTTTATCAATGGGGGAAGCAGGAAGTGGACATAGGAGAGAAGAGTACGGGCAGGCTGAGGGATTGGCATCCTGAGATGATCAATGAGAGCCAGGAGGACCATTGGCACATAGAAGAGAAGCACAGCAGAGAGGTGGGCAGCACAGGTTTGGCCAGCCTTCCAGCGATTCTCACAGGATCCCAAACCTTGCAACACCCTGCCAATTAGGCCATAGGAGAATAAAATAAGCAGAGGATCCAAGCCCATGGCAGACAGGACCACAAAGAGGCTGTAGACtgctcccccacctccagggCAGGCCAAACGGGCTATATCCGGGTGCAAGCAGTAAGAATGGGTCAGGACCTGCGGACGGCAGTAAGGCATGTGGGCCAGGAGGAATGGCAGGGGCAGGTGGAGACCCAGGCATCGGAAAGCAATGGCCACACAGATCTTGCTGATGACACCATTGGTGAGGAGTGTTGGGTAATGGAGAGGGCGGCAAATGGCCAGTGCCCGATCCAAGGCCATGGCGAGTAAGACAGAGGACTCCATGACAGAAAAGACATGGACAAAGAACATCTGGAGGAGGCAGGCTGAGGCAGAGACAGCATGAGTATTTGCAAAGGCAAGACCCAGCAGGGTGGGCATCAGGGCTGTGGACAAGCCAACATCAGACACGCtgagcaggaagaggaagaagtacattggGCGGTGCAGTGTGGGCTCCAGGGCAACGATCCAGAGGATAGCACCATTGCCCAGGGCAGACAGAAGGTAGACAGTGATGAGGGGTACTGCCCACCAGGAGGGTACAGCTGATAGGCCTGGCAGGCCCACCAACAGGAAGGTGGGGGCCATCGAAGTGCTGGCATTGGGAGTTGAGTGGGTGAGGAATGTTGACATACTTCAGGATACCACTTTGAACTCTGGAAACTGAAAACGGATTAGAAAGATTTATTTAACCTTATGACACATTTGCATAAGGCTTTCTAAAACTGCCTGgccctccctctcctgccccaggcacacatacacatactcatTCTGGTATCTATGCCACAGTCATCCCTTGCCTTGGAGCGTTTTCTATAGCTGTCCACAAAGCTCTGATTctctctttaaattattttcccattttcctcAACCCTGTTTTTCACTGTAGCTTTTTTCCTAATTTCCTCCCTCCTTTAACGGAAAACACCCATAAGGGGGTCTATACTCCTATGagcacgttttttttttttttttttttcttttttaaatatatttggctatgcaggatcttagttgcagcatgcaaactaagttgcagcatgtgggatctagttctctgaccagggattgaaccccaggctccctgcattgtgAGTatggagtgttagccactggacaccagggaagtccctaaacatgTATTCTACTCCTCCCAGGCCCAGGCAATCTGACTTCTGTGCTGCCTCAACACACATTTCAATTCACTTTAACTGCTCTCATTAGTCATCCATTACTCCTTTGTTACTAAATCTAGGGGCACTTACATTTCCTAAACTGATGTATTTCTCAAAGAGCTCTGGCTCTTATGAAacactttctcctttcctttttaattctACCTCTCAGAAATTACATTCTTAGTTCTCCATGCACTTTCCCATCCAATTTATACACCGGTATTTTTGAGAATCTTTATTCgtctatttcctttttcctcaggGACATTCCTCCAGAGTTCaactaaattttataaattgatGAATCATAAATATATCCCCAGATCATTCTATATTTACTCACCCAAATCTCTACTTGGATGTCATAagcattttaaattcaaataatcCAAATCAGATCTTAACAACTGTATTCacatacaaaatattaaattgtACTAGGTTCTTATACTgcaaacaaaaatcaactcaCAAAGGTTTAGAGATTTAAACTTAAGACCAGGAACTACTAGATGAAAATATAAGGGGAAAGCTTCATGACATAGGAATTGGTGATAATTTCTTGAGTATGACACTGAAAGCACATGTGacaaaagcaaaattgaaaagtggcattaaaaactgaaaaactccCGTGTAGTGAAGGAAACAATCAGTGGGGTAGAAAGGTAACCTATAAAATGGAAGAGGGTAGttttaaatcatatatctgatatatctaatatctaaaatacataaagagTTTCTACagctcaacagaaaaaaaaggaataactccattttaaaaatgggaaatgtgacaaaggaagcaagaatatacaatggattaaagacaatctctttaacaagtggtgctgggaaaactggtcaaccacttgtaaaagagtgaaactagagcactttctaacaccacacacaaaaattagctcaaaatggattaaatatctaaacataagaccagaaactataaaactcctagaggagaacacagacaaaacactctccgacatacatcacagcaggatcctctatgacccacctcccagaatattggaaataaaagcaaaaataaacaaatgggacctaattaaccttaaaagcttctgcacaacaaaggaaactataagcaaggtgaaaagacagccttcagaatgggagaaaataatagcaaatgaagcaactgacaaacaactaatctcaaaaatatagaagcaactcctatagctcaattccagaaaaataaatgacttgatcaaaaaatgggccaaagaactaaacagacatttctccaaagaagacatacagatggctaacaaacacatgaaaagatgctcaacatcactcattatcagagaaatgcaaatcaaaaccactatgaggtaccatttcactccagtcagaatggctgtgatccaaaagtctacaagcaataaatgctggagagggtgtggagaaaagggaaccctcttacactgttggtgggaatgcaaactagtacagccactatggagaacagtgtggagattccttaaaaaactggaaatagaactgccttatgattcagcaatcccactgctaggcatacacactgagaaaatcagaattgaaagagacacgtgtaccccaatgttcattgcagcattgtttataatagccaggacatggaagcaacctagatgtccatcagcagatgaatggataagaaagcagtggtacatatacacaatggagtattactcagccattaaaaagaatacatttgaatcagttctaatgaggtggatgaaactggaacctattatacagagtgaagtaagccagaaggaaaaacaccaatacagtatactaacgcatatatatggaatttagaaagatggtaacaataaccctgtatgctgctgctgctgctgctaagttgcttcagtcatttccgactctgtgtgaccccatagatggcagcccaccaggcttccccgtccctggtattctccaagcaagaattctggagtgggttgccatttcctcctccaatgcatgaaagtgaaaagtgaaagtgaagtcgttcagtcgtgtccaactcctagcgaccccatggactgcagcccaccaggctcctccgtccatgggattttctaggcaagagtactggagtggggtaccattgccttctctgataaccctgtatacgagacagcaaaagagacacagatgtatagaacagtctttggactctgtgggagagggagagggtgggatgatttgggagaatggaattgaaatatgtataatatcatatatgaaacgagtcgccagtccaggttcgatgcacgatactggatgcttggggctggtgcactgggacgacccagagggatggtatggggagggaggaggattcaggatggggaacacatgtatacctgtggcagattcattttgatatatggcaaaaccaatacaatattgtaaagttaaataaaaaaaaaataaatggttcaaggctaaaaaataaataaataaataaaaacggGAAGTGagtctcccaagattacatacaaatggtcaacaggttcatgaaaagatactcaacatcagtaataatcaaagaaatataaataaaatcttaattatATAATAACCTCAAACTTGTTAAgttgactataatttttttttttaaaagataggagTTGGCAAGGATATGAAGAAATTGAAAACCTTGTACACTGTTactgggaatgtgaaatggtgcagTCACCAAAGAAAACAGTACAgtgttcctcaaaaatttaaaaatgaaattgctaAATGATCCATTTAATCTGTTTGGgggtatatattcaaaatattgagaTCAAAATCTCAAAAGGTATCTGCATCCCCATGTTCCTTggagcactattcacaatagtcaatatttggaaacaacctaaatgtcaatcagtggataaatgaataaagaaaatatggtaaacACGCAGGAAggctgtttccattgttgttatttagtcactgagtcgtgtctgactttttgcgacctcgtggactgtagcctgccaggttcctctgtccatgggttttcccaggcaagaatactggagcagttaaccatttccttctccaggggattttcttgatgcagggatggaaccctgtgtctcctgcatagcaggcagatttttttttaatcactgggtcattagggaagcccacaagGAAGGCTATTCAGCCTTAAGAATGAAGGATGACTTGCTatatacaacaacatggatggacctgtagacagtatgctaagtgaaataagcctgtcacagaaggacaaatactgcatgatttcacttatacgAAGTATATaagtagtcaaactcatagaaacaaagaGGAGAACGGCGGTTGCTGGGAGAGGGGCAAAATTctgtttaatgaataaaaagtttcagttatgcaagatgaaagGTTCTAGAAATCTTCTGTTCAACATTGTGCCTACAGTTACCAACTTAAAATTTCAAGAGGTTAGATGTCATGAttcatcttaaaataaaaaattccacaacaacaacaacaaaatctaatATAACCATGGTATTTTATATGAGGTTAAAAgattagggaaacaatggaacagaGTGTCCCTAAATGGAACAATATTTGCAGCTTACATTACTGAATGAggtttagaatttgaaatacattaaaaaactacaaataaataagagagaTGAGTAATCTAACTCCAAATTTggcaaaatatgatttttttcttataaaaataaatacaaatgccgaacaaatatacaataaaatcagTCCCAGTGGtcacaaaaataatacacattttcaaaataataaaacttttcctACACATCACATGgaataaatcataaaatttgataaaattatattctggaaaagattaaggGCCTGGCTCTTAATCAAGGCTGTAAGACTATAAAACTGTGTAGCCCTTTTGAGAGCAATTTGGCAGAATTCATTAAAACAAGAACTTTATTTGGCAGTTCTAGTTTTTGATTTATTAACCAGACAGAACGACTCTCATATGCATAAGGAGGcataaaaaagatttttgtttgcaaaaagaaaaaagtagagtcctttataattctttaattaattagtttCGATAACTAATTAATCAGGGAGATGGTCATGGTGAATAACAATCTTAAtagttaagaaagaaaataaattgttgaGTTAAAAAATGTATAGTGATTTCTATACAATGGCATCAGTTTAAAACCCTCTTAAAGTACTCTGTCTCCCTGATAGCTACATTTGTACTTAAATGCCTAGAAGCCCCAGAAGGATTTGCATTCAATTGATTTGATTAGAGTAGTAAAATCAAAGCTGTGGAAAAGGGACTAATACTGGATGGAGGATAGGAAGTCAAAGATGACTTTGGCCTTAAgcctaatactttattttttcagatagATTCTCTTATCAAATGAGTAACTATCAATTACTTGGTAAGCTCCATTGTTTCATATCAGATATTTCTCCCTAATccaattcattcactcatcaacAATGCTGTGGTCTTTGCTGAGGCTTATATTTACACTATCTCAATTGGTTTCCCTACTACTAATTCTTCCTTTTAATCCTTTCACCATACAGATCTCACAGTGTTATTTCCAATTTGCTGTCTGATAATGTGGCTGTGATGACTTTCCTCAAATCCATCTGGTTTTCTCCTGCTTTAGAACAGAGTCCAAAACCGTTTTACCATCTGGTCCCAAACAACGTTTACTGTTTAATCCAATTCTATTCTATTTCTACTCATCCGTTTTAGCCTTCCAGCCCTACTGTGACTCCTCAGGTATGTCACTGACTTTCACACCTTCAAAAATACAATACATAAGtgcaattttcttctctctctatcATCATGCCTCATATATATCATGGAGTTCCAACACAGATACTGTTTCTCTCTCCCCTGGACCCCTGCAGACCACCTTTTCTCCCAGGGTCCAGGATAGATTACTTACCCTCTCCTGTCACACTCTGGCACATTCCCTAATATAGTCTCTaacattctcagttcagttcagttcagtcgctcagtcgtgtccgactctttgcgaccccatgaattgcagcacgccaggcctccctgtctatcatcaactcccggagttcactcaaattcacgtcgtcgatcgagtcggtgatgccatccagccgtctcatcctatgttgtccacttctcctcctgcccccgatccctcccagcatcagagttttttccaatgagtcaactctttgcatgaggtggccaaagtactggagtttcagctttagcatcattccttccaaagaatacccagggctgatctcctttaaaattgactggttgaatctccttgcagtccaagggactctcaggagtcttctccaacaccacagttcaaaagcatcaattctttggcgctcagctttcttcacagtcccactctcacatccatacatgaccactggaaaaaccatagccttgactagatgaatctttgttggcaaagtaatatctctgcttttgaatatgctatctaggtcggtcataactttccttctaagaagtaagcctcttttaatttcatggctgcaatcactatctgcagtgattttggagcccaaaaaatgaagtctgccactgtttccactgtttccctatctatttgccatgaagtgatgggaccagatgccatgatcttcgttttctgaatgttgagttttaagccaactttttcactctcctctttcattttcatcaagaggcttttgagttcctctttgctttctgccataagggtggtgtcatctgcatatctgaggttactgatatttctcccagcattgttgattccagcttgtgcatcttccagcccagagtttctcatgatgtactctgcatagaagttaaataagcagggtgacaatatacagccttgccgtactccttttcctatttggaaccagtctgttgttccatgtccagttctaactgttgcttccagacctgcatataggtttctcaagaggcaggtcaggtggtctggtattcccaatattctcagttattgatatttcttgctaTGCTTTCCTTCTCAATGAACTCTTACTTCCTCAAGATAATCTggttctttattttattcattatagtGATTCCAATTTCTAATTTACGTGTGGGTGTTcagtgtgctcaattgtgtccaactctgtgaccccgtggactgtagcctaccaggctcctttgtccatgggattttacaggcaggaatactggagtaggcttctgtcattttctcctccaggggatcttcacaactaagggatcaaacccacatctctagtgtctcctgcattggcaggtgaattctttaccactgtgccacctacgGAGcccttttattaatagtttatatTAAGCTGCAAATAAATTTGATTCATAAGTATTATACTACTATTTTGCAATTCTGCAATTCTGTTTCTCTAAACTTTCTTCTGGATTTGATCACTCTTTCTGAAATGCCCTCTTGATTTTATTATTCCATAATTGTCACCTTTCTCAAAATCTTCCCATCCACTCCTAATGCAGAACTAAGTTTCTCCAAAATGTTATTCTTTCCTTCAGTGGAGTGCTTTCTTCCCAACCTATTTCTAGTTCACACCTTCCCTTTCTGTTTCTTGGGTTCTCTGCCTCTCTATCCACTAGATGGAGCTTCCGAGTATCAGGGCTTGCAATCAGAATGAAGGTT
Protein-coding regions in this window:
- the LOC109569481 gene encoding olfactory receptor 51S1, whose product is MSTFLTHSTPNASTSMAPTFLLVGLPGLSAVPSWWAVPLITVYLLSALGNGAILWIVALEPTLHRPMYFFLFLLSVSDVGLSTALMPTLLGLAFANTHAVSASACLLQMFFVHVFSVMESSVLLAMALDRALAICRPLHYPTLLTNGVISKICVAIAFRCLGLHLPLPFLLAHMPYCRPQVLTHSYCLHPDIARLACPGGGGAVYSLFVVLSAMGLDPLLILFSYGLIGRVLQGLGSCENRWKAGQTCAAHLSAVLLFYVPMVLLALIDHLRMPIPQPARTLLSYVHFLLPPLINPILYSVKMKEIRERIHKRLQPRKVGCA